The segment ACATTTCTTTCCGCAATTTTCAGAAAGTGCAAGGCTACAGGTTTAACTATTGATATTACAGATATCAATGAAAGTATTCTGATACCGTGGGAATTTTCCTGGCACTTACACATACACTTACTCATTTGAAGCACTTGGACTATCACCAGGAACAGACCAGATATTTTTAACCTGGGCTAAAAATGGTGAAAACCATAGTccaaatatttgcagaattttTAATCAAACACTTCCGCAGACCCGCTGAAGCACACGTGTAACTTTATGTATGTACATGCAAGCTTTAAATTGAATAGGGCTAATCAATCACCTGTGGGTATGGTTGAACTTCTGCACCAGCTTGCCGCCATCAGCCAGTCTGATCTGAATGTTAGTGACGGGCTGGGAGGGGTCGAGGGTGACGGAGGAGCTGGCTTGGGCCTCGTTGGCAGCCTGGTCTTGCTGAGAGGCAGGAACGGAAACCAACTCTGGAGTGGCACtagagggaggggaaaaaggTGACAATTTATTAATCAATGGTTAGCCAAGCAGAGACTACAGAATGAAACGGTGCTGAGGAGTCCCCCTTTCATCTGACTTTGTTCATAATCTTGAAATGATGATGCTGCCTCACCTACATGCTTTCAAAGAGTACGCCAGCATGAATAATCAGGTGTGTGGCGTGTGTCAGTCGTATTGTATGAATCATTCTGCTTTGTTGGCTCACCCAGCTGACCAAATGGTTGATTTGGTGCTGGTACCACCTCTGGTTTTCACACCGAAGAGCAAGCGACAGTCTGTATGTGTGATTTCATGCTTTGCAATCAAATATGGGTCGCTTTATTAGATTTTTATTAGTGTAGAAAGCCTGCAGATAAGCCAATAACTCACTGAATTTTTTATCACACATCACAGCTGGTTGCAAAGCACTCAATAATGGCGTCCTCGTTTGATGAAAAaaattctgatgtttttttgttctgacAGATTCTTATTAAGGATAATGGTTTAAATCGAGAGATCTTTTCAGTGACATCTAAAATGAAGGTTGTGATGAATTATGCtttgttttaattgtattttctGACAGCATCTTGTGTcacaaatggaaacaaacaacacattctGCCTGTTTTTGCAATTGCTAAACAGTGACTTTTTTCATAAACATCAGCAAGCATTTGAAAACCCACCCAGAGTTTGGGGTTCTAAggaattttaaaaaaattatgaatGTGAACATTATGTCCTACGAATCCTTGTATTCCTGGTGCATGTCTGCATGTGATTAACAAGAACCTGCTCTTaagagtaaaaataaaagttatCAATTATGTTACTTTTTGAAACCTGTCATTTACTTGGAAAGAGCTCTTACATAAAGTGAAACATGTGAAGAACATCTGCAGATAGAACACGTCAgactggttttatttttaactaGCACTGAATTAAGTGGCTGGTTTGAACAATACAGACAAACGGTCGAAGACTGCACCTTAATCTTACCTTCCAAGCTTCTGCCCTTCACCTCCAAAGGCTCTGAAGGCCACCTTAGGTTTGGAGAAGTCTTCATCCCTGTGGTCCTCCATGTCTAGGTTAACTTGGCCCCCTCTGGACCGCTGCCTGAGCTCCAGAGGAATCTCCCTGTGACATTGGTTAACGAGATTTGTTAGACGTGCCTTCATAGACATACGATGAGCATGTGTGGTAACTTTTCTCACCCTCTTCTGATTGCTTCGAGGAAGTTGGCATTTCCAGGATCGTCATAGTTTCTGAGGTCACCATTATCCAGACTGAAACCAGTCTTCCACAACTTGAGTACTACGTGTACCTGATAagaaccaacacacacatcaccaatGAATTAAGAGCCACTGCTTTCCACTGGTCAGTTAAGACTGAGCACTGCTGTGAGACACTTGCACAGATTCCtttcttaataaataaatgtagatATATATCAAGACACCATAACACATAAATATCATAGCATGCAACCTCACAGCCAAAGACTTCAGTATGGATTAAAATGATTAGAAGATCCCCTGAACTATTAAACTATTAATCATCTGCCACTTTCACTCGGTCATGTTTTACTGCCTCAGATCAGACAAGTGCCAGACATGCAAGATGGGAAACAATGCACAAAATGTGacctatcaaaaaaaaaaaaaaaaaaagaagcaggatCTGTACTCACATCCTGTTGGCTGTTGGAATCATGCCTTTCTCCGGCCACATAGGCTGACTCCTCCTCAGGAGCTGCCCCTAGCCTGTAACCTCCACCAACAAAAGCCTAGGAGAAAAGAAGGAGATCACCAAGATGAAGCACAACTTAACATATAAATTATAAGTACATCTTactgtttgtttaaaaatacTGAGACTAGAAATGCGGCATTACACAGGGAGACAGACAATAGTTTCAGTGTTAAAGCACATTGGCGTTATTTACCCTAGCTCTGCTGGATTCTCCTGGTCCTCTCCCAGCCCGGTCCAAAGGCACTGCTCCATGTTCTCTGGCCCCCTTGAACAGGTCCTCCACTACTTCATTAGAACTCTTTTTCTTGGGAGGCCCAACAATCTGCTGCCCACTGCGCTCTGATCCCCCCGCAAAAAACCTTGAGTAGAAAGATGGTAAAGGAATTCTCTCACAATGGAAGTAGTACATTAGACACACTGACAACAATGAAAGGAAGACACTGAAACACTGGACCCAGACAGAAGGATGTTCAAAAAAAGAATCTCTCTCTTTTATAGTGAGACTCAAAAAGCAAACATCTCTGCTGCAAAGCTTCTTCTCAGGGTAAGCAAAGTGATTAAAACAAGGCAAATAAAGTGCCTATCTTAAACAGCATCTACTCACAAAGAAACTATAAGGAAACCAGTGATAAATGTCATTCTATACCATCATACACACGTTCGAGAAATATTTAATTACACACGACCTTGTAACTGCCTATTAATGCTATATTTTTGGTTCACTTTAGTTGCTGGGTGTTATAAAGCTGCACCAAAAGGACATTAGCAGCACCCCTCACAGTCCCTTCACAGCCAGTCCACTGCAGCAGAATCTGTTGACGCTGCAGAAAACAACCTGCTCACAGTGAATGAGGTGAGACCAAAAATAGTTTGGTGCATTCTGGAAACACACCCACTAGGGATGGCTTTCTACCATCCAGGCGCTGTGAGGACAGACACCTGAGAGAGAAAGCCACACAGCACCTGAACTATTGACACAACCATTTACAGAGAATGAGCATCAAATATTACCTCAACACAAAAATCTACTGAACCAGCTCTTTAATTTTCTCGTCCATTTTTAATCCACCTAACGTTCTAAAGTGTTCTTGAGAATGAAAATAGATGGTATCCACTGCAGAATCTAAGGGCcaggaaaaaaaggggaagTAATCAGTTACCCCCTCAcatcctttgttttgtttgtttgtgttgtgaacCTGTACTTCTAACATCTTGTAACATCCAGTCAGTCTGTGTTACTGAAAAGTCAATGTCAGGTGCAGCAGTGACGGTCCATTAAATACAGTGAATGGCGATTACCTCTATAATTAAGCACTATAATTAATGACCCCGAGAGCTGGATGAGAAGCAGACTAATACATGCCTTACATTGCCCGACGTCTCACAAATTTAAATACAGATTCAATGCAAACTGAATACAGAGTCGATGCTGGGAGTTAAACCTACCTTTggccttcctcttcatcactctcatcctctgcctcatgCATCAGATCTCTGAAAGAGGTCACTCTGGGCTGactactgtaaataaatatattacaagaacacagaaataaaaattaGTCATGTTTGCAGATCTCTAACATGCTGTACCATATTGGTGGActtacattttgtgtgtgtgtgtgtgtatcacagcAAGGTATGTGCAACAAATGTGGTAATAACTGCTTGGGACTGTACCTGGGCCCTGCGGACCGGGACACTGAACCACCTCCTTCAGGCTGAGGAAGGGTCACTATGTCATCATCGGCTCCATCCTCAAAGAAACTGGCGAGTGCGAGCTGAAAGGAGGAAACACGAATATGACAACGTGACAGAGAGCTTACTAACGGCTAATAAAGTCATGCTTAATGCTGACATTAAGGAAACACATATGTGATAAGGTGGAAACTTCGTGTAGATGTGAGGTTCCTGTGGggataaacacacactttgctttgtctttctctgtcgAGGCGCTAGATGAATGGGGGAAGTGCAGCCGTTCTGTGTTATCATGTTTGTGTAAGACACAGCGAAAAGACAGGGTCAACTTTTCCTTTCATTTTCACGATACTGCACGGGTAAATGGAGCAGCCTCTGAAGCTACCCGCTTTACTTTGCTGCGTTTAGACCAGTGTTACATCGAaacaagctaacgctagctaacaCAAGTCAATGGACTCACGACAGACTAGCGTTAGGCAAATCCTACTAAAACCTCATTCGCAATAAGATGGCAGCATTTCTTCCGAGAGTAAGCGTATCAGCGAACTAAGGGCAGAACAGCTTTGTTGTATACAGAAAGCGCTCAGTCCATTGTGAAAGGGTGACTTGCATAAATTACCGGCAACAGTAGCTAACATTAGCCGGGGAGCTACTTGTCTGACACATGCCATGATTCGCTTGGGTTgtccctcatacgctccacctaAACtctatgaaaaaacacacaaaacctgTACCTGCAAATCCCAGCCGGCGGACTCCAAGAAAAACCGGGCCCTCTCCTCATCCACATCAGTAACAGCGACGAACTCCCTCACAGACTCCTCTTGGCTCGCCATTTTGATTTGCTCCTTCAGCGACTCGTCCGTCTCCACCTGAAGAAACAAGCAACAGATGATGGTTCCTATCTGTGGTCAAACCGGGGACCGTAACGAAACATATTTATTCCActgttaaaaacaaatacaacatacacgtggttttaaaaaaataactgtaTTTTTTCCAGACACtgtgaaaacctttttttattttttataacaaTCACATAGTGTTTTTGACAAAACGTTTTGCTAACATCATTATGGCCGCTAGGTGGGGATGTATCTACACTCAATGCAACAATTCACAAGCATTATCTCTTTGGAACAAAGATCTTCATTATTGACCCggggacaaaaaaaatacactctGCTTAAATGCATATGGGTGCATAATGCTCTTCAAAATATGATgtaaattttttttacaaacaagaATTTAAGACTTAGTTTAAAGCTTTGTATTACAACCAAATTATGTAACATGTCATTGCACcagtttcagaatcagaatcagaattactttatttatccctgaggggaaattcttttttgttacagacaatagaaattaaagataaattgaaatatgaaatagaaatatataataaatatctaaatacccagacagcatttaaatccctgagttgtatctaaagaacatattaactactgtataaaaacctttacatagtaaagtgTCTGAATGACAcatgtcacagttcagagttcagtagtttggttgagacaggcaggaatgacttcctgtgtctctcagtggtgcatcgtgggagtcgaagtctgttgctgaacgggctcctgtagctggtcagcacagtgtggagcgggtgagagggacagtccagtatggtctttattttggacaacatc is part of the Parambassis ranga chromosome 7, fParRan2.1, whole genome shotgun sequence genome and harbors:
- the nsfl1c gene encoding NSFL1 cofactor p47 isoform X2, which encodes MASQEESVREFVAVTDVDEERARFFLESAGWDLQLALASFFEDGADDDIVTLPQPEGGGSVSRSAGPSQPRVTSFRDLMHEAEDESDEEEGQRFFAGGSERSGQQIVGPPKKKSSNEVVEDLFKGAREHGAVPLDRAGRGPGESSRARAFVGGGYRLGAAPEEESAYVAGERHDSNSQQDVHVVLKLWKTGFSLDNGDLRNYDDPGNANFLEAIRRGEIPLELRQRSRGGQVNLDMEDHRDEDFSKPKVAFRAFGGEGQKLGSATPELVSVPASQQDQAANEAQASSSVTLDPSQPVTNIQIRLADGGKLVQKFNHTHRVSDLRQFVVAARPAMAAREFVLMTTFPNKELSDDSQTLQQANLLNAVIVQRLK
- the nsfl1c gene encoding NSFL1 cofactor p47 isoform X1; its protein translation is MASQEESVREFVAVTDVDEERARFFLESAGWDLQLALASFFEDGADDDIVTLPQPEGGGSVSRSAGPSSQPRVTSFRDLMHEAEDESDEEEGQRFFAGGSERSGQQIVGPPKKKSSNEVVEDLFKGAREHGAVPLDRAGRGPGESSRARAFVGGGYRLGAAPEEESAYVAGERHDSNSQQDVHVVLKLWKTGFSLDNGDLRNYDDPGNANFLEAIRRGEIPLELRQRSRGGQVNLDMEDHRDEDFSKPKVAFRAFGGEGQKLGSATPELVSVPASQQDQAANEAQASSSVTLDPSQPVTNIQIRLADGGKLVQKFNHTHRVSDLRQFVVAARPAMAAREFVLMTTFPNKELSDDSQTLQQANLLNAVIVQRLK